The Streptococcus equi subsp. equi nucleotide sequence TCGACTAAATTTAACCATTCATCAGGATTTCTATAATTATCTTCACTTGTTGTAATAACCGTTCCTCCAGCATGAAGTATTCCAAAAATATCATAAACCGACAAATCAAAGTCTATTGCCGACACCATCAGTATTGTATCTTCAGCATTTACATTGTATTTTTCATTTAAATCAATGCAAGTATTAACGGCACTTGTATGCATAATCTCAACACCCTTAGGAACACCTGTTGTTCCAGACGTCATAATAATATACGCACTATCATAAGGGCTAATTTCAACAGGTTGCTTTAATTTAGCCACATTTGCCATAGCTACATCCAAATCAATAATTTTAACTTCATTTTTATTTAATTTACAATCTATCACTGTCTTTTCATCACTTATAATGCACTTTATTCCGATTTGATCATAAATTTTAGTTCTTCTATCATTTGGCTGAGCAATACCAATTGATACATATGCTGCACCGGTAAATAAAATCCCAAAAATAGCATAAAGTTGTCTGCTACCTCTTGGAAGTGTTATTCCTACATAATCTCCCTTTTTAACACCATTTTTACCTAAACAATCCGCAACTTTTAAAGAGATTTCATAAAGTTTATGATATGTTATCTCTTCCTTCGTTTCAGAATCTATAATCGCAACTCTATCTGGATTGAGTTTTACATTTCTGAGAAATCCGTCATATAACGTTTCGCTAGGATATTGAAGTGGTAAAATTCCCTCAACATCCTGCATTCTAATAGACTTTTGCTTTTCAGGTAAAACATCTACTTTCTTTTCCCATTCTTCCTTCTGTGTTAAAGATATGATCAATTCATATAAAGAATCCATCATGTCTTCTAACATTCCTGTTGGAAAAAGTTCATCCACGCTATCCCAGCAAAGAATTAAATCTCCATCTACAATATATGTTTGAAAATCAAGCCAAACTCCTGGTGTTTGAGAAATCATATAAGATACTTTCCCTAAATTTTTTCTTGAAAATTCAGTTTCCAATGGATAATCTATATTACACGCAAAAACCACAGGTGCTATATACACACTTGTACCTTGTTTTTTTGATATATCTCTTTGAACCTGCACTCCGTTATACTCACTGTGAGATACATTTTCCAAGAATGTCTTATTTATTCTCTTTAAATTATCTAAAAAATTTGAATCATCTACAGCCTCATGCTCTACCAATAAAATATTTGTAAAATCAGCAACCATTTCTTTTAGATTTTCATTTTCTAAATCTCTATTAAATAGCGGTATATTGATAAAAAATTTATCCTGATTACACCATCTTTCAAGAACAAGAGCATAGGCAGTTAGAAGAACCATAGATGGTGTACTTCGATACGATGCTGCTATATCTTTTATGGTTTCCCATTCACTTTTTTAATAATTCTCTTTCTTCTTGTAAACTTCGTTTCTTTAATTTGTTCCGGCTGTTTCCTTAATGGTAAATTCGGTCTTTCTATTTCAAAGGAATTTATTTTTTGTTCCCAAAACTCCTTATCTGCATCATTGATTGATTCGCCAATTCCGTTTTGCATATAATCCTTAAACGTATACTCATTCAAATTATCAAGTTCTACTCCTGAATAAAGTTCAGCTAATTCTTTAATCATAATACTCATGCTCATTACATCGGATACAAGCAAATCTACGTCAAAAAATATCCTTGACTTCTCATCTGAAAATTTTGCTAGTGCTACTCCTGCAACCTGACCTTGATTTACATTTAATTTCCTATGAGATTTTTGTTCTCTAATTTCTACTAATTTTAGATGCAGCGTTTCTTCATCAAGATCAGATAAATCAAAAACTTCTATTTCTTCACTGTACGGTTTGTATAATATTTCCTGCTTCCCGTCTTTCGTAAATTTTGTTCTAAGCATGGGATGTCTGTATTGAAGCTTATTCCAAGCCTCTTTTAACTTATCCTCATCAATATTTTCTCCATCTATTTCAAGATATGCATGGCAACCCACGCCACCTAAAATCTGATCATCTTCTCTTCCGATTAAATAGGAGTACTGGACATCTGTTAAATCAAACTTACTTTCATCACTTTGGATAATTGATGACTCTATATTCTTATCACTTTTCACTCTGGATTTATCAATAAGTTCATACCACTTGGACAAATTCGGTTCTTCCATAAGTTTTGCAAACGAAATTTTTATCCCCGTTTTCTTTAATTTTCCAGACAGTTGCATGACTTGAATGGAACTTAAACCTTTTTCAATTAAATTTTCATTTTCTGAAACTACTTTCTCTACAAATATACTTTTCAACCAATCCTTTACTAATTCTTTAGCTCTTTCTTTTATATTGTTAAGTTCCATTCCAAAATCCTCCTTTAAAAAGTTTCTTTTAATTTATTTCTATCTATTTTCCCTAAAGCTGTTAATGGCCACGCATCAATATATTTAACAGTATCCGGCAATTTAAAATCCGCCACATTATTAGAAATCAAGAATTTTCTAACTTCTTCCAGTGTAAGCTCCTTATCTCCATTTAAAATAAATACAGCAATGGATTCTCCTTGCAGACGATCTGGCAGCCCTACAACTTGTACCGAGTTGATATTTTCATGAGTAAGCAAAATTTCTTCTAATTCAAGTGGTGTTATCTTTTCACCTGCTCTATTGATGATTTCTTTGATCCTTCCGACAATTTGATAATTACCATCTTTTAGTTTTCGTGCTTTATCACCAGTCTTAAAATAACAATCTTGTGTTATACATGTTTCATTTACTTCAGGAAGATTATAATAACCATAAATGGTATAAGGACCTCTAACGATAAGTTCTCCATATTCTTCAATCCCTACAATTTTTCCTTGTTCATCCACAATCAGTATTTCATCATGTTCACTGATTGGTTT carries:
- the eqbE_4 gene encoding equibactin nonribosomal peptide synthase protein, with the translated sequence MELNNIKERAKELVKDWLKSIFVEKVVSENENLIEKGLSSIQVMQLSGKLKKTGIKISFAKLMEEPNLSKWYELIDKSRVKSDKNIESSIIQSDESKFDLTDVQYSYLIGREDDQILGGVGCHAYLEIDGENIDEDKLKEAWNKLQYRHPMLRTKFTKDGKQEILYKPYSEEIEVFDLSDLDEETLHLKLVEIREQKSHRKLNVNQGQVAGVALAKFSDEKSRIFFDVDLLVSDVMSMSIMIKELAELYSGVELDNLNEYTFKDYMQNGIGESINDADKEFWEQKINSFEIERPNLPLRKQPEQIKETKFTRRKRIIKKVNGKP